One window of Salegentibacter sp. Hel_I_6 genomic DNA carries:
- a CDS encoding pitrilysin family protein, whose protein sequence is MKNICIIFGVLVTLLSEVGYSQYNLDSTTKTKEIDTSILHGVLDNGLTYYIKPLNNVSGEVKMNFIVKTGNFKEKPHQNNFAHHIEHLGFRETTNFPEGLKSNEKLLVSLGMNARDVSGKTGGKATVYNFEIPRPSTRSILVGLKWFRDIATELNLSKNNINRERGVLLQEYLAMSASREELATEEILNGKLFPCMHKDNQNFIVHNKTFPYKDLQKFHRKWYRPDLMAISIVGNIENPKELESLIKKNFSAIKRRTKVLKEENCTELYFNSDHKFSIVKREVNSIKKSFGKPINLNLYFRDQTTLEKRNSLSGYKSLLEAHFITKILNTRFREEAKVYNHNARRFSIHTMETKTSNSGKPESALKVIIRTRMHEEVAALEKTISIIQQLKKYGISKRELEKTREQFLKDFSLTQTRNTDYWLAEIKKHFVYHDILPKNKNACTRDIIANFSKEEIDKSIQRLFSNEPEDIGIILPLDYSSLIENEKHVRRKIRSVFKSPANQYQIPQAPAKLLTEKEIQELEPRKIASTFEKSSNIQEYVLENGLKIVLNPLKRNSSSGKLSLQGFTPFGAACFPKNDYFSAIYAPSIVKNTGIGQFSKFDLERYFQKFNSIQTGIYPYISFKEAGIKGEVTKEEFEDFLQIIFLYFSQPQINELAFKDWKHQSLSNSYNSLNPVNDLIDAINRLTKDSTQPPYSSDRIKGIKKVNLNRAFEIYRALFSSAENFTFIVTGHFDKKDILPLLQKYLGNLPNHKKLECSNQRHSETLTQGPVFKKGNISDLYTNINSYFGLEFVKPRAKKDTWKEEVKVKVLGMILNDLLFKFRSDEGLSLYHYGAGGNYNRPLGRYEIMFRFNCVPEELPKIRNLTKELISNIKLGKIDQNIFSNAINKLLAQYSRINQEKLSNKLDNLYKHYRYGERINGSKDWEEYLNSLKREDITNTAIKYLKEDHSYELILHPEELAE, encoded by the coding sequence ATGAAAAATATATGTATTATTTTTGGAGTTTTAGTAACACTCCTTTCTGAAGTTGGCTACTCTCAGTATAATCTAGATAGTACTACAAAAACTAAGGAAATAGATACCAGTATCTTACATGGTGTTTTAGATAATGGCTTAACTTATTATATAAAACCATTAAACAATGTATCTGGTGAAGTTAAAATGAACTTCATTGTGAAGACTGGTAATTTTAAAGAAAAACCTCACCAAAATAATTTTGCTCACCATATTGAACATTTAGGCTTTCGGGAAACAACGAATTTCCCGGAAGGTTTAAAGAGTAACGAAAAACTACTGGTATCACTGGGAATGAATGCTCGGGATGTAAGTGGTAAAACCGGAGGAAAAGCAACTGTTTATAATTTTGAAATTCCCCGACCCAGTACAAGGTCAATATTGGTTGGACTAAAATGGTTCCGGGATATTGCTACAGAATTAAACTTGTCAAAAAATAATATTAACAGAGAAAGAGGGGTCTTATTGCAAGAATATTTAGCAATGTCTGCATCCAGGGAGGAGTTAGCTACAGAAGAAATTTTAAATGGTAAGTTATTCCCATGCATGCATAAAGATAATCAGAATTTTATAGTTCATAACAAGACCTTTCCTTATAAGGATTTACAAAAATTTCATAGAAAGTGGTATCGCCCAGACCTTATGGCTATTAGCATTGTGGGAAATATTGAAAATCCAAAGGAGTTAGAATCCCTGATCAAAAAAAACTTCTCAGCCATTAAAAGAAGAACTAAGGTTCTTAAGGAAGAGAATTGTACTGAATTATACTTTAATAGCGATCATAAATTTTCAATTGTCAAAAGAGAAGTAAATTCAATTAAGAAATCTTTTGGCAAACCCATAAATTTAAACCTCTATTTTAGAGATCAGACTACTTTAGAGAAGCGAAATTCTTTATCTGGTTATAAAAGTCTGCTGGAAGCTCATTTTATTACTAAGATTCTAAACACGCGTTTTAGAGAAGAAGCGAAGGTTTACAACCACAACGCAAGAAGATTTAGTATCCATACTATGGAAACAAAAACTTCCAATTCGGGAAAACCGGAAAGCGCTTTAAAGGTTATTATCAGAACCAGAATGCATGAGGAAGTAGCAGCCCTTGAAAAGACTATCTCTATAATTCAACAACTTAAGAAATATGGAATTTCAAAAAGAGAATTAGAAAAAACCAGAGAACAATTTCTAAAGGATTTTTCCTTAACTCAAACAAGAAATACAGATTATTGGCTTGCAGAAATCAAAAAACATTTTGTATATCACGATATATTACCTAAAAATAAAAATGCCTGTACCAGGGATATTATAGCGAATTTCAGCAAAGAAGAGATCGATAAAAGCATCCAGCGATTATTCTCAAATGAACCCGAAGATATAGGAATTATTTTACCTCTAGATTATTCTAGCCTTATAGAAAACGAAAAACATGTTCGAAGAAAAATAAGAAGTGTGTTTAAATCACCAGCCAATCAATATCAAATTCCTCAAGCTCCTGCCAAATTACTAACTGAAAAAGAGATTCAAGAACTAGAGCCACGAAAAATCGCATCAACCTTTGAAAAAAGCAGTAATATTCAGGAGTATGTTCTTGAAAACGGCCTCAAAATAGTATTAAATCCGTTAAAACGTAATTCATCCTCAGGCAAATTATCACTTCAAGGCTTTACCCCATTCGGGGCAGCCTGTTTCCCTAAGAACGACTATTTTTCGGCTATATATGCGCCTTCCATAGTTAAAAATACAGGAATAGGGCAGTTTTCAAAATTTGATCTTGAACGTTATTTTCAAAAATTTAATTCAATTCAAACTGGTATTTATCCTTACATTTCTTTTAAAGAAGCTGGTATTAAGGGTGAAGTTACTAAGGAGGAATTTGAAGATTTCTTACAAATAATCTTTTTATATTTTTCACAACCTCAAATAAATGAATTGGCATTTAAAGATTGGAAACACCAAAGTTTAAGCAATTCCTATAATTCTTTAAATCCTGTGAATGATTTAATTGATGCCATAAATAGGCTCACAAAAGATTCGACCCAACCACCATATTCCTCAGATAGAATAAAAGGAATTAAAAAAGTGAATTTAAATCGCGCTTTCGAGATTTATAGAGCTCTATTTAGCAGTGCGGAAAATTTTACTTTTATTGTTACTGGTCATTTTGATAAAAAAGACATTCTTCCCTTACTCCAGAAGTATTTAGGAAACTTACCCAATCATAAAAAATTAGAATGTTCCAATCAGAGGCATTCAGAAACTTTAACTCAAGGACCTGTTTTTAAAAAGGGTAACATTTCGGATTTGTATACCAATATAAACTCCTATTTTGGTTTGGAGTTTGTAAAACCTCGTGCGAAAAAGGATACTTGGAAAGAAGAGGTTAAGGTAAAGGTATTAGGGATGATTCTAAACGATTTATTATTTAAATTCCGGTCAGATGAAGGACTTTCACTTTATCACTACGGAGCTGGCGGTAATTACAATAGACCTCTAGGAAGGTATGAAATCATGTTTAGATTCAATTGTGTCCCTGAAGAGCTTCCTAAAATTAGGAACTTAACCAAAGAACTTATAAGTAATATAAAACTGGGAAAAATAGATCAAAATATTTTTTCTAACGCCATAAATAAGCTTTTAGCTCAATATAGTAGAATAAATCAAGAAAAGCTTAGTAATAAATTGGACAATTTATACAAGCATTATAGGTATGGTGAGCGAATAAATGGTTCCAAAGACTGGGAAGAATATTTAAATTCTTTAAAAAGAGAAGATATTACAAATACTGCAATAAAATATTTAAAAGAGGATCATTCATATGAATTAATATTGCACCCAGAAGAGTTAGCTGAATAG
- a CDS encoding DUF6520 family protein, giving the protein MKKLFLIPAMALLVVLGMSFTSLGSETDIQPEPVANDYVLLNGSWQSIPEQACDPGGEICQVQFGENGPVYDVYDEMDRNTRKSSTSEDPTIINP; this is encoded by the coding sequence ATGAAAAAGTTATTTTTAATTCCAGCAATGGCGCTTCTTGTTGTTTTAGGTATGTCCTTTACAAGTTTAGGAAGTGAAACCGATATTCAACCGGAACCGGTTGCGAATGATTATGTGCTGCTCAATGGATCTTGGCAGTCTATACCAGAACAAGCTTGTGATCCGGGAGGAGAAATTTGCCAAGTTCAGTTTGGTGAAAATGGTCCTGTTTATGATGTTTATGATGAAATGGACAGGAATACGCGTAAATCGAGTACCTCTGAAGATCCGACCATTATTAATCCCTAA
- a CDS encoding AraC family transcriptional regulator, which translates to MEKEISNEEKMRFNSLYQQIIEIACGNFMFRQEPTGRRDPLDTIGVLLNMMSEEIYNSCFKSQEQEEPPEYHFSIFLDNSYHITSYTTKTPKILNWEDKKIDRPVSEILSNNSVTILKEELESNGGKTYQRLISLDFLTENKSLYRTPCTIQKMTGINSECSYVITAFRFENRIEEDEKDRNTTRSSKSGKKESTATKLLLKQVRLYILRNLHTELPSLKELGLIHRTNKTKLKEEFKKMYGTTIPRFHMKKRLEKGALLIRSTELPISIIMQKCGFKDHSHFSKNFKLQYGQTPSQYRMENAWSIQ; encoded by the coding sequence ATGGAAAAGGAAATCAGCAACGAGGAGAAAATGAGGTTCAATTCTTTGTACCAACAAATCATCGAGATTGCCTGTGGTAATTTTATGTTTCGCCAGGAACCGACCGGTCGCCGAGACCCACTAGATACTATTGGCGTATTACTAAATATGATGTCCGAGGAAATTTATAATTCCTGTTTCAAATCCCAGGAGCAGGAGGAACCTCCGGAATATCATTTTTCAATATTCCTGGATAATAGCTATCATATAACTTCCTATACTACCAAAACTCCCAAAATCCTGAATTGGGAGGACAAAAAAATTGATAGGCCAGTTTCAGAAATTCTTTCAAATAATTCTGTAACTATTTTAAAAGAGGAATTGGAGTCTAATGGAGGGAAAACTTATCAGCGATTAATTTCATTAGACTTTCTAACTGAAAATAAAAGCCTATACAGGACTCCCTGCACTATTCAGAAGATGACGGGAATTAATTCAGAATGTTCTTATGTAATTACCGCTTTTCGTTTCGAAAATAGGATTGAGGAGGACGAGAAAGATAGGAATACCACCCGTTCTTCAAAATCAGGAAAGAAGGAAAGTACAGCAACAAAATTACTCCTAAAACAAGTGCGTCTCTATATTCTCCGGAACCTACATACGGAACTACCTTCCCTTAAGGAATTGGGACTTATTCACCGTACGAATAAAACCAAGCTCAAAGAAGAATTTAAGAAAATGTATGGCACTACCATACCTCGGTTCCATATGAAAAAAAGGCTCGAAAAAGGTGCTCTTTTAATTCGAAGTACGGAATTGCCTATTTCCATAATTATGCAGAAATGCGGTTTTAAAGATCACTCACATTTTTCTAAAAATTTCAAGCTTCAATATGGTCAGACGCCTTCGCAATATAGAATGGAAAATGCCTGGTCAATTCAATAA
- a CDS encoding aminotransferase class I/II-fold pyridoxal phosphate-dependent enzyme, whose amino-acid sequence MAKVKHNNFLDTVDEVITNATNAGVIHLHAEGNELNGRRITINGKPSYHFGTTGYLGLEQDKRLKKAAIDAIEKYGTQFPLSKTYISHPLYAPLEEKIFEMYQHPILITKNSTLGHLAVIPTAVRDGDAVILDHQVHWSVQSATEVLKSKGVTVRMIRHSNMDMLEHYIKDLRNKVNKIWYMADGVYSMYGDFAPLQDLMELSKKYPQLHLYIDDVHGMSWKGKHGSGYVMSELKELPQNLLLFGTLSKTFGASGAVLVCPDKKLHKKIKNFGGPLTFSAQLEPASVAAATASAEIHLSPEIYELQSGLAAKIDFFNQLLETSNLPLVHKNTSPVFYIGTGLPATGYNFVSKMMNAGFFVNLGLFPAVPVKNTGVRITISRHNELKDIKALVDAMSYYFPLAMEETHTDLTRIYKSFGIQTTEKNNPVTTQMEELNLEYTQTIQQINKSEWDTCFFGKGTFDWDGLDFLEKVFTNNNLKEHNWAFHYITIKDKIGKIILAAPLTSALLKNDMLSDAKTSKAIEEMREQDPYYMTDMVLSLGSVFSEGAHLFLDDDHPLHIQTMRLFLEKIDEIKSNVGAKLIILRDFEKTNTLNAFLHKQGFISIDMPDSCEIANLNWRNEEQYISTLSKRSRKHFKKDIKAFENYFNTRIVGSPTPAEIDKYYQLFEEVWSNNLGINTFKFPKKLFFKMAKSPKWDFLTFYLKADNHDASDKIVGVMFITRSGKTLIPAFVGMDYEYNEKFNIYRQLLYQAIKTAGILKFEKINFGFSASFEKKKLGATLIPKIAYVQADDNFILEALNWLRKD is encoded by the coding sequence ATGGCTAAAGTTAAACACAATAATTTCCTGGATACGGTTGATGAAGTAATCACCAATGCAACCAATGCTGGGGTAATCCATCTCCATGCAGAGGGCAATGAATTAAACGGGCGGCGTATAACCATTAACGGGAAACCTTCTTATCACTTCGGAACCACGGGTTACTTAGGACTTGAACAAGATAAAAGATTAAAAAAAGCAGCAATAGATGCTATTGAAAAATACGGAACCCAGTTTCCTCTATCCAAAACATATATTTCCCATCCGCTCTATGCTCCGCTGGAAGAAAAAATATTCGAAATGTACCAGCACCCCATACTCATTACTAAAAATAGTACACTTGGGCATTTAGCAGTCATTCCCACAGCTGTAAGGGATGGTGATGCGGTGATCTTGGATCACCAGGTACATTGGAGTGTTCAAAGTGCCACGGAGGTTTTAAAATCAAAAGGAGTAACAGTAAGGATGATCAGGCATAGCAATATGGATATGCTCGAACACTATATCAAAGATTTAAGAAATAAGGTCAATAAAATTTGGTATATGGCAGATGGGGTGTATTCTATGTACGGAGATTTTGCTCCTTTACAAGACTTAATGGAGTTATCCAAAAAGTACCCACAATTACATCTTTACATAGATGATGTTCATGGAATGAGCTGGAAAGGAAAGCACGGTTCGGGTTATGTTATGTCTGAATTGAAAGAACTTCCTCAGAATCTACTCTTATTCGGCACTTTAAGTAAAACTTTTGGAGCTAGTGGTGCAGTGCTGGTATGTCCTGATAAAAAGTTGCATAAAAAAATAAAAAATTTCGGAGGACCCCTTACATTTTCAGCCCAATTGGAACCTGCTTCAGTTGCTGCTGCAACCGCTTCTGCAGAGATTCATCTCTCTCCTGAAATCTATGAACTACAGTCAGGTTTAGCTGCTAAAATTGATTTTTTTAATCAATTATTAGAGACTTCAAATCTACCGCTGGTACATAAGAATACCTCCCCGGTATTTTATATCGGTACAGGGTTACCGGCTACAGGATATAATTTTGTAAGCAAAATGATGAATGCCGGTTTTTTTGTTAATCTTGGTTTGTTTCCGGCAGTTCCGGTTAAAAATACGGGAGTTAGAATCACGATTTCCAGGCATAATGAATTGAAGGATATTAAGGCATTGGTAGATGCGATGAGCTATTACTTTCCCCTGGCTATGGAAGAAACCCATACTGATTTAACCAGGATTTACAAATCATTTGGAATTCAAACAACCGAAAAGAATAATCCTGTAACTACTCAAATGGAAGAGCTAAATCTGGAATATACCCAAACCATTCAACAAATAAATAAATCGGAATGGGATACCTGTTTTTTCGGAAAAGGTACATTTGATTGGGACGGTCTTGATTTTTTAGAGAAAGTGTTTACCAATAATAATTTAAAGGAGCATAATTGGGCCTTCCATTACATTACCATAAAAGACAAAATAGGGAAAATCATTTTGGCGGCACCACTTACCAGTGCGCTTTTAAAAAACGATATGCTGTCTGATGCAAAAACCTCGAAAGCCATTGAAGAAATGCGTGAACAGGATCCCTATTATATGACCGATATGGTGCTATCCTTAGGATCCGTTTTTTCAGAAGGAGCCCATTTGTTTTTAGACGATGATCATCCTCTACATATTCAAACCATGCGATTATTTCTAGAGAAAATTGATGAAATAAAATCTAACGTAGGGGCTAAACTTATCATTTTACGGGATTTTGAAAAAACAAATACGTTGAACGCTTTTCTTCACAAGCAAGGTTTCATTTCCATAGACATGCCCGATTCCTGTGAAATTGCCAATCTCAATTGGCGAAATGAAGAACAATATATTTCCACGCTCAGTAAACGCTCCAGGAAACATTTTAAAAAGGACATTAAGGCATTTGAGAATTACTTTAACACCAGGATTGTAGGCTCCCCTACCCCAGCAGAAATTGACAAATATTACCAGTTATTTGAAGAGGTTTGGAGTAACAATTTAGGAATTAACACTTTTAAATTTCCCAAAAAGCTATTTTTCAAAATGGCTAAAAGTCCGAAGTGGGATTTTCTAACCTTTTATCTTAAAGCAGATAATCACGACGCATCGGATAAGATCGTTGGCGTGATGTTTATAACGCGATCCGGTAAAACTCTCATACCCGCTTTTGTAGGCATGGATTATGAATATAATGAAAAATTCAATATCTATCGCCAGCTTTTATACCAGGCAATAAAAACCGCCGGGATTTTAAAATTCGAAAAAATTAATTTTGGCTTTAGCGCTAGTTTTGAAAAAAAGAAATTGGGAGCCACTCTAATACCTAAAATAGCCTATGTCCAAGCGGATGACAACTTCATTCTTGAAGCTTTAAATTGGTTACGAAAAGATTAA
- a CDS encoding RteC domain-containing protein yields MFEKTMSIFSENVESLIQSGKSDLKKAEDGISLCIKILSKLQKQVDKYDFEDTQAEIEFFKNIKPFPMSYLIYFTEVRSCELKLPKVGNSHKVRYLEKEIKKINRFFSENNSFVNYMEQNHNYLDPQFFSRSGKMDFSFSPTINYYQNPEFSTSHDMLWSKVQALYRYIHYIREKLELIQPGSSGDFRERQPNLLLWSGSKTSLVEVIYSLYLKGDINHGTVDLKTLIAAFEDFFNIKLDNYHKTYSEMRARKDPRSKYLHLIAAKLEAKMRQDDEK; encoded by the coding sequence ATGTTCGAGAAAACAATGTCGATATTCAGCGAAAATGTTGAAAGCTTAATTCAGTCAGGTAAATCTGATTTGAAGAAAGCTGAAGACGGCATTAGTTTATGTATTAAAATTCTTTCCAAATTACAAAAGCAAGTAGATAAGTACGATTTTGAAGATACTCAAGCAGAAATTGAGTTTTTTAAAAATATAAAACCCTTTCCTATGAGCTATCTTATTTATTTTACCGAAGTCCGCTCTTGTGAATTAAAGCTCCCAAAAGTCGGTAACTCTCATAAAGTTCGTTATTTGGAAAAGGAGATTAAAAAGATCAATAGATTTTTTTCTGAAAATAACAGTTTTGTCAACTATATGGAGCAAAACCACAATTACCTAGATCCACAATTTTTCAGTCGCAGTGGTAAGATGGATTTTTCCTTTAGCCCTACTATAAACTATTATCAAAATCCTGAATTTTCGACCAGTCACGATATGCTTTGGTCAAAGGTACAGGCGCTTTACCGCTATATACATTATATTCGGGAGAAGTTAGAACTGATTCAACCTGGGAGTAGCGGAGATTTCCGAGAACGCCAACCAAACCTTCTACTATGGTCCGGATCCAAAACTTCTTTAGTAGAAGTAATCTATAGTTTATACCTTAAAGGAGATATCAACCATGGGACTGTAGATCTTAAAACGCTTATCGCTGCTTTTGAAGATTTTTTTAATATTAAGCTCGATAATTACCATAAAACATATAGTGAGATGAGAGCCAGAAAAGATCCTAGGAGTAAATATCTTCACCTAATAGCTGCAAAGTTGGAAGCCAAAATGCGCCAGGATGATGAAAAGTAA
- a CDS encoding helix-turn-helix domain-containing protein: MPTSIITTDDLQDFKMELLEDIKQLLNQQKSGKIKKYLKSAEVMDYLQISPGTLQNLRIKGILPYTKIGGIIYYDAQEIQKVMEENRVHHLEY, translated from the coding sequence ATGCCAACATCAATTATTACTACAGACGATCTTCAGGATTTTAAAATGGAGTTACTCGAAGACATTAAACAACTGCTGAACCAGCAAAAATCAGGTAAAATAAAAAAGTACCTGAAATCTGCAGAGGTAATGGATTATTTACAAATAAGTCCAGGAACACTTCAGAATTTACGAATAAAGGGTATCCTTCCCTATACCAAAATAGGCGGTATTATTTATTACGATGCTCAGGAAATCCAAAAAGTAATGGAAGAAAATCGTGTACATCATTTAGAATATTAA
- a CDS encoding ATP-binding protein → MDNPSKITEGGVEYSLGKFDGTCVHYDFPKILIYLNAKGKLLFGKHFKIYKKDKAVLLKLTSYFIRDEATCKRFDIDINKGILLSGPVGCGKTSLMKLLRHLVPAQRPYEMIPCRNVTFSFNHLGYKTIEDYGNSKYFCFDDLGVEPPGRFYGKDLNVMGEVLLSRYELFTETRQKLKTHATTNLNAEELEDRYGNRVRSRMRELFNLVAFEKNSKDKRI, encoded by the coding sequence ATGGACAACCCCTCTAAAATAACCGAAGGCGGCGTTGAGTATTCCCTAGGAAAATTTGACGGGACTTGTGTGCATTATGATTTCCCAAAAATCTTGATTTATCTTAATGCAAAGGGAAAGCTGCTATTCGGTAAACATTTTAAAATTTATAAAAAAGATAAAGCTGTTCTATTAAAACTCACATCGTATTTCATACGGGATGAAGCTACTTGTAAACGATTTGATATTGACATCAATAAGGGAATCTTACTTTCAGGGCCCGTGGGTTGCGGTAAAACCTCTTTAATGAAATTATTAAGGCACCTGGTTCCCGCGCAACGCCCTTACGAAATGATTCCTTGCCGAAATGTAACCTTTAGCTTTAATCATTTAGGATATAAAACTATCGAAGACTACGGTAATTCAAAATATTTTTGTTTTGACGATCTGGGTGTAGAGCCCCCGGGAAGATTTTATGGAAAAGACTTAAATGTTATGGGTGAAGTCTTACTCTCTAGGTATGAACTTTTTACAGAAACCCGTCAAAAACTAAAAACCCATGCCACTACCAATTTGAATGCTGAGGAACTGGAAGACCGCTACGGAAACCGGGTACGTAGCAGGATGCGGGAACTTTTTAATTTAGTAGCTTTTGAAAAAAACAGTAAAGACAAAAGGATTTGA
- a CDS encoding GNAT family N-acetyltransferase, translated as MSKTKTFTSQDIDIIEYKDSYKEDFRQINYQWLESYFEVTDLDKRFFDDPRKEILEKEGFIYLARLEGEIIGSVALEKVTDKEYTLAKMGVKPGYRGLKVGQLLMEVALRKTKELKLDSLVLFTNHQLVQALNLYSKYGFRFTRLENPLVERATIKMVRNWPSD; from the coding sequence ATGAGTAAGACGAAAACTTTCACTAGTCAGGATATAGACATTATAGAATACAAAGATTCCTATAAAGAAGACTTTAGACAAATAAATTATCAGTGGTTGGAATCATATTTTGAGGTAACCGATTTGGATAAACGTTTCTTTGATGATCCCAGGAAGGAGATTTTAGAGAAGGAAGGCTTTATATATTTAGCACGTTTGGAGGGCGAGATAATTGGTTCTGTTGCATTGGAAAAAGTTACCGATAAGGAGTATACCTTGGCTAAAATGGGTGTTAAACCTGGCTACAGGGGGTTAAAGGTAGGACAGCTATTAATGGAAGTAGCCCTAAGAAAAACGAAAGAGTTGAAATTGGATAGTTTAGTTTTGTTTACCAATCATCAACTTGTCCAAGCACTAAACCTATATTCTAAATACGGATTTCGTTTTACCAGACTTGAAAATCCTTTAGTAGAAAGAGCGACGATAAAAATGGTAAGAAATTGGCCGTCAGATTAG
- a CDS encoding bifunctional helix-turn-helix transcriptional regulator/GNAT family N-acetyltransferase: protein MNTVEQAGILAIASKLQYILDEFRDAGNSFYKTHEMNFESKWFPPIYVLSVVDHLSVTELAREIALSHPSAISLFKEIEKNGLITSVKDPRDERKRNLMLTTKGRETVTALKPYWEVISRTLSEITFNAHNLYLALSEVEGRLEEKPLVDRLNEKAAHIFKLAEEKSVSIVKCEDHLRLDLARAIEKNSFPGQNNKFPSQKAIYFLASVNGLPAGYARVLATSEKKVEVEKIAVLEQYRNTGISSKIVKYLAQYFSQKEFLELTCDIEQKGLFEHLGFVIAKGVNMKKANNHVRMLRNTN from the coding sequence ATGAATACCGTTGAACAGGCTGGAATACTTGCTATAGCTTCCAAATTACAGTACATTTTGGATGAATTTAGAGATGCTGGAAATTCATTTTATAAAACACATGAAATGAATTTTGAAAGCAAATGGTTCCCCCCAATTTACGTTTTATCGGTAGTCGACCATTTGAGCGTTACAGAGCTAGCAAGGGAAATCGCCTTAAGTCATCCTTCTGCAATCAGCCTGTTTAAAGAAATAGAAAAAAATGGCTTGATTACTTCGGTCAAAGATCCCAGGGATGAACGGAAAAGGAATCTGATGCTCACTACAAAAGGTCGAGAAACAGTTACTGCCCTTAAGCCTTATTGGGAAGTTATTTCCAGAACCTTATCTGAAATCACCTTCAACGCCCATAATCTTTATTTGGCGCTTTCGGAAGTAGAAGGAAGATTGGAAGAAAAGCCTTTGGTAGACCGATTAAACGAAAAAGCAGCTCATATTTTTAAGTTGGCGGAAGAAAAGTCCGTAAGCATCGTAAAATGTGAGGATCATCTGAGACTGGATCTTGCCAGGGCAATTGAAAAGAACAGTTTCCCTGGCCAGAATAATAAATTTCCGTCGCAGAAAGCAATATACTTTCTTGCCAGTGTCAATGGCCTTCCAGCAGGTTATGCACGGGTGCTGGCTACAAGCGAAAAGAAAGTGGAAGTTGAAAAGATAGCAGTCCTGGAACAATATAGGAATACAGGCATATCCTCAAAGATTGTAAAGTACCTGGCACAATACTTTTCTCAAAAAGAATTCCTCGAATTAACCTGTGATATTGAGCAAAAGGGATTATTCGAGCATTTAGGTTTTGTAATAGCCAAAGGTGTCAATATGAAAAAGGCGAATAATCATGTTCGTATGCTGCGAAATACAAACTAA
- a CDS encoding NADP-dependent oxidoreductase: protein METIILKKQKGQNKLRYAELPIPKIGEDEVLVQVKAIGINPIDLKTKDFKGIYERLKDQDPIILGWDVSGVVIKSNSANFISGDEVFGLINFPGHGKAYAEFIACPADHLAKKPKNCTHLETAATSLAALTAYQAMQKLGVQSKDKVLIHAASGGVGHFAVQIAKYLSAFVVGTSSQKNKDFVMGLGADKHIDYHTDQLEKEVERFDIVFDPVGGETIDRSLSLMKKGGKIMSIPSGKNEEVIEKAQNNGKLGLKFTVASSREDIQTIANYLENGILKPHISNVYHFTQMQKAHEHLAEGHTVGKIVVEL, encoded by the coding sequence ATGGAAACCATCATATTAAAGAAACAAAAAGGCCAAAATAAGCTTAGATATGCTGAATTACCCATTCCTAAAATAGGTGAAGATGAAGTGTTAGTTCAGGTGAAAGCCATCGGAATAAATCCTATAGATTTAAAAACTAAAGATTTTAAAGGAATTTATGAAAGGCTAAAAGATCAGGATCCTATTATCTTGGGATGGGATGTATCAGGGGTGGTGATAAAATCTAATTCAGCAAACTTTATTTCGGGTGATGAAGTATTCGGTTTGATTAATTTCCCGGGTCATGGAAAAGCCTATGCTGAATTTATAGCATGTCCGGCGGATCATCTCGCAAAAAAGCCGAAAAATTGTACACATCTTGAAACGGCAGCCACCAGTCTGGCAGCGCTAACTGCCTACCAGGCGATGCAAAAGTTGGGAGTCCAATCCAAGGATAAGGTGTTAATCCATGCAGCATCAGGTGGGGTAGGTCATTTTGCCGTTCAAATAGCAAAGTACCTTAGTGCTTTTGTGGTTGGTACATCCTCTCAAAAAAATAAGGATTTTGTTATGGGTTTAGGAGCGGATAAGCATATTGATTATCATACCGATCAATTGGAAAAAGAGGTGGAAAGGTTTGATATTGTCTTTGATCCTGTTGGAGGAGAGACTATCGACAGGTCTTTATCCCTAATGAAGAAAGGAGGCAAAATAATGTCGATTCCTTCTGGAAAGAATGAAGAGGTTATTGAAAAGGCACAAAATAATGGTAAGCTCGGTTTGAAATTTACTGTTGCATCCAGTCGGGAAGATATCCAGACCATTGCGAACTATCTTGAAAATGGAATTTTAAAGCCTCATATTTCAAATGTTTATCATTTTACTCAAATGCAAAAAGCTCACGAGCATTTAGCCGAAGGCCATACCGTGGGTAAAATAGTTGTGGAACTTTAA